A window from Rhineura floridana isolate rRhiFlo1 chromosome 19, rRhiFlo1.hap2, whole genome shotgun sequence encodes these proteins:
- the GTF2H3 gene encoding general transcription factor IIH subunit 3 isoform X1: protein MSGDDELNLLVIVIDTNPIWWGKQALGGSELTLSKCLDATMVLGNAHLFMNRNNKLAVIASHIQESRFLYPGKHWAPADLFGESNISGSKDGKYELLTTINETIAEEIKDLMTNTEIRGQQTESLLAGSLAKAICYIHRMTKEGRASQEIKSRILVIKAAEDSALQYMNFMNVIFAAQKQNILIDACVLDADSGLLQQACDITGGIYLKVPHMPSLLQYLLWVYLPDQEQRSQLILPPPIHVDYRAACFCHRNLIEIGYVCSVCLSIFCSFSPICTTCETAFKISLPAVMKAKKKKLKLAV from the exons ATGAGTGGAG ATGATGAACTGAATCTCTTAGTCATTGTCATTGACACTAATCCCATCTGGTGGGGAAAGCAGGCATTAGGAGGTTCAGAG CTTACATTATCAAAATGCCTCGATGCAACCATGGTGTTGGGAAACGCACACTTATTTATGAACCGCAACAACAAACTTGCTGTGATAGCCAGTCATATACAGGAAAG CCGTTTCCTTTACCCTGGAAAGCACTGGGCACCTGCTGATCTTTTTGGAGAATCTAATATTTCTGGCAGCAAGGATGGAAAATACGAGTTATTAACAACCATAAATGAAACTATTGCGGAGGAGATAAAGGACCTCATGACCAACA CTGAAATAAGAGGGCAGCAGACTGAATCGTTACTGGCTGGATCTCTTGCTAAAGCAATTTGCT ATATTCACAGAATGACTAAAGAGGGAAGAG CCAGCCAGGAAATTAAATCTAGGATTTTG GTTATAAAAGCTGCTGAAGacagtgcattgcagtacatGAACTTTATGAATGTGATCTTTGCAGCCCAGAAACAG AATATTTTGATTGATGCCTGCGTCTTGGATGCTGATTCAGGGCTCTTGCAGCAG GCTTGTGATATTACTGGCGGCATTTACTTGAAAGTTCCCCATATGCCCTCTCTTCTGCAGTATCTGTTG TGGGTATATCTGCCTGACCAGGAGCAAAGATCCCAGCTAATCCTCCCACCTCCTATTCATGTCGACTACCGGGCTGCTTGCTTCTGCCACAGAAATCTCATTGAAATCGGTTATGTCTGCTCTGTGTGTTTGTCAA TATTCTGCAGTTTCAGTCCAATTTGTACTACTTGTGA GACTGCATTCAAGATTTCACTGCCAGCTGTCATGAAGGCTAAGAAAAAGAAGTTGAAATTGGCTGTTTAA
- the GTF2H3 gene encoding general transcription factor IIH subunit 3 isoform X2 codes for MSGDDELNLLVIVIDTNPIWWGKQALGGSELTLSKCLDATMVLGNAHLFMNRNNKLAVIASHIQESRFLYPGKHWAPADLFGESNISGSKDGKYELLTTINETIAEEIKDLMTNTEIRGQQTESLLAGSLAKAICYIHRMTKEGRASQEIKSRILVIKAAEDSALQYMNFMNVIFAAQKQNILIDACVLDADSGLLQQACDITGGIYLKVPHMPSLLQYLLWVYLPDQEQRSQLILPPPIHVDYRAACFCHRNLIEIGYVCSVCLSIFCSFSPICTT; via the exons ATGAGTGGAG ATGATGAACTGAATCTCTTAGTCATTGTCATTGACACTAATCCCATCTGGTGGGGAAAGCAGGCATTAGGAGGTTCAGAG CTTACATTATCAAAATGCCTCGATGCAACCATGGTGTTGGGAAACGCACACTTATTTATGAACCGCAACAACAAACTTGCTGTGATAGCCAGTCATATACAGGAAAG CCGTTTCCTTTACCCTGGAAAGCACTGGGCACCTGCTGATCTTTTTGGAGAATCTAATATTTCTGGCAGCAAGGATGGAAAATACGAGTTATTAACAACCATAAATGAAACTATTGCGGAGGAGATAAAGGACCTCATGACCAACA CTGAAATAAGAGGGCAGCAGACTGAATCGTTACTGGCTGGATCTCTTGCTAAAGCAATTTGCT ATATTCACAGAATGACTAAAGAGGGAAGAG CCAGCCAGGAAATTAAATCTAGGATTTTG GTTATAAAAGCTGCTGAAGacagtgcattgcagtacatGAACTTTATGAATGTGATCTTTGCAGCCCAGAAACAG AATATTTTGATTGATGCCTGCGTCTTGGATGCTGATTCAGGGCTCTTGCAGCAG GCTTGTGATATTACTGGCGGCATTTACTTGAAAGTTCCCCATATGCCCTCTCTTCTGCAGTATCTGTTG TGGGTATATCTGCCTGACCAGGAGCAAAGATCCCAGCTAATCCTCCCACCTCCTATTCATGTCGACTACCGGGCTGCTTGCTTCTGCCACAGAAATCTCATTGAAATCGGTTATGTCTGCTCTGTGTGTTTGTCAA TATTCTGCAGTTTCAGTCCAATTTGTACTACTT GA